In Wenyingzhuangia fucanilytica, the following are encoded in one genomic region:
- a CDS encoding RNA polymerase sigma factor — MILDNENQLVKDLIAGNENAFRKLFDMYKNDLYKYSLSMVVSKDYAEEIVQDVFMTIWLKRASLNLEMSFRAYIFTITRNKTIKFLKKAANSQKLRQEVFYKSQKFAKPTDINLRETELENLKEKALKNLSPKKREIFDMSREEEKSYEEIAAELGISVNTVKNQMSKSLGILRDYLLKNSDVVLILFISFIG, encoded by the coding sequence ATGATATTAGATAACGAAAACCAATTAGTTAAAGATTTAATTGCTGGAAACGAAAATGCTTTTCGAAAGTTATTTGATATGTATAAAAATGACTTGTATAAGTATAGCTTAAGTATGGTTGTTTCTAAGGATTATGCCGAAGAAATAGTACAGGATGTTTTTATGACCATATGGTTAAAAAGAGCTTCTTTAAATCTTGAGATGTCTTTTAGAGCCTATATTTTTACCATTACTCGTAATAAAACCATTAAGTTTTTAAAAAAAGCAGCAAATAGCCAAAAACTTAGGCAAGAAGTATTTTATAAAAGTCAAAAATTTGCCAAACCTACAGATATAAATCTTAGAGAGACCGAACTAGAGAATTTAAAAGAAAAAGCATTAAAAAACTTATCTCCTAAAAAACGTGAGATTTTTGATATGTCTAGAGAAGAGGAAAAAAGTTATGAAGAGATTGCTGCTGAGTTAGGAATTTCAGTTAATACAGTTAAAAATCAAATGAGTAAATCTTTAGGGATTCTTAGGGATTATTTATTAAAAAATAGTGATGTTGTATTAATACTTTTTATATCCTTTATAGGTTAA
- a CDS encoding FecR family protein has product MKELFRKYLRRECSQKEIEQIVAYLKSKEDLSDIPTFEEVSKLLETYPDIDEGAGNKIYDNIIKNNPKKSVLVKKLQPFWKYAAAAIFIGFITTSYLFKNEWFVSNPEAISVTASNDIQPGKSKAILTLGDGSVVVLDEGKIYQDEVTNSDGEQIVYQAKEKNISKKEFNYLTIPRGGKFLITLSDGTKVWLNSESQLKYPTTFEKGEVRVVELVYGEAYFDVSPSTNHHGAKFVVLNQSQKIEVLGTEFNVKAYKGDANICTTLVEGKVKVNSGAIGQELKPSEQIKLNVRNQQFSKVTTVDVYNEISWKEGVFSFRKKSLLEISKVLSRWYDVDMHFENTKLKNKGFNGVLGKDQNLIEILDNLKRLHAIQDYKIIEKTIMIK; this is encoded by the coding sequence ATGAAAGAACTATTTAGAAAATATTTAAGAAGAGAATGCTCTCAAAAAGAAATAGAGCAAATTGTAGCCTATTTAAAAAGTAAAGAGGATTTATCTGATATTCCAACTTTTGAAGAAGTTTCAAAGTTATTAGAAACCTATCCTGATATAGATGAAGGAGCAGGAAATAAAATTTATGATAACATTATAAAAAACAATCCAAAGAAATCGGTTTTAGTTAAAAAACTACAACCATTTTGGAAGTATGCAGCAGCAGCTATTTTTATTGGATTTATCACAACAAGTTATTTGTTTAAAAATGAATGGTTTGTTAGTAATCCAGAAGCTATATCTGTAACTGCAAGTAATGATATTCAACCAGGTAAAAGCAAAGCTATTTTAACTTTAGGAGATGGATCTGTGGTTGTTTTGGACGAAGGAAAAATTTACCAAGACGAGGTTACCAATAGCGATGGCGAACAAATAGTTTATCAAGCCAAAGAAAAGAATATCTCCAAAAAGGAATTCAATTACTTAACCATACCAAGAGGTGGTAAGTTTTTAATAACATTATCTGACGGAACAAAGGTCTGGTTAAATTCAGAATCTCAATTAAAATATCCAACAACATTTGAAAAAGGAGAAGTGAGAGTTGTAGAGCTTGTATACGGAGAAGCATATTTTGATGTTTCTCCTAGTACAAACCACCATGGGGCAAAGTTTGTGGTTCTTAATCAATCTCAAAAGATTGAAGTGTTAGGTACAGAGTTTAATGTTAAAGCTTATAAAGGAGATGCTAATATTTGCACCACTTTAGTTGAAGGAAAAGTTAAAGTGAATTCTGGGGCAATTGGACAAGAATTAAAACCATCAGAACAAATAAAATTAAATGTTCGCAATCAACAGTTTTCTAAAGTAACTACAGTAGATGTATATAATGAAATATCATGGAAAGAAGGGGTTTTTAGTTTTAGAAAAAAATCGTTGTTAGAAATTTCAAAAGTATTATCACGTTGGTATGATGTTGATATGCATTTTGAAAATACAAAACTTAAAAACAAAGGCTTTAATGGAGTTTTAGGAAAAGATCAAAACTTAATAGAAATATTAGATAATTTAAAACGCCTACATGCAATTCAAGATTATAAAATAATAGAAAAAACAATTATGATAAAATAA
- a CDS encoding SusC/RagA family TonB-linked outer membrane protein, protein MKIKLNLVRLTTWRRTLIMIMKTFIFLLCTTVFGLTTEKTFSQEQIVIDTDKEVSVDEVFYLIQTQTKYRFLYPEDLFEEAPRVKLKKGIIPLSNLLDKSLSKSNVQYQISDKNTIVIEVGNNSSKLNNVVNQQKIEIRGTIKDEFGNGIPGVNVLEKGTSNGTLADFDGNFSISVTDENAVLEFSYLGYATQQIPVMGKSTVNVTLKTDLTDLDEVVIVGYGTAKKETLTGSVEQVKGEVFEDLAVGSAELALQGRTPGLVVTRNSSRPGSEGIDFDIRGATSVNGVEPLIVIDGTPAIEGAFSSLNPNDIESISVLKGGSASVYGSRAAGGVILVTTKKGKKGKVNVTASSVMRVGTIGIRPPSPTMAQYGQLYLNAVNSDLDAGMSPNFFFWNTTDQLKRIAAGEEGLYNFSILGDVYLSNNGNMFDQMFGDSFSTQHNISISGGSEKSSFRLSAGVDDNVGGLKIADDSSKRYNMSLNHDFEVNKKLNIKTNVSYFHKHFSGPAGGLDREVTTYDAPLFSPKNQHGQWYGNFGGNIAGGRNAFARVVDGGRENQKDEQFKVTSTATYKFNDHLNATGMFSYTKANAEDQIYVTTVPTYNWFGDLAPASINGQSYIQEETGNSSYKLYRGALNYDNTFGDHHVSGLVAVEAEKFERNSLRARRNGFIDYGVYDLNLGATDQAIQTEGGGTEWGFYGYVGRLNYDYKGKYLLELQGRRDGTSRFGEGNKWSSFGNISAGWILSSEDFLKDSNVISFLKVRGGYGQIGSTGGIDNFNYVSRVSFGTTVFGSTASQQAISSADRLASQKVTWERVESKEIGIDYKLFNSKLFGSIDFYQKNNINMLINPILSAIGGFKTTPDINDGVLETNGWEVQLGWRDKIGDFDYSVSANMSDSRNTVKNYDGGKALVEGLNAVGDGEIIEGKPINAYYLYETDGVFANQAEVDAYISTINTNGNFPNVNLRPGDTRIVDKNGDGTIDRNDITYQGDAAPHYVYGINLDFKYKNWDLSTFFQGALDHNILREGYFSRPFAAVWQNQSTTWLDRTWTQSNPNAEFPRLTTNGSLASWNYLNKDFMLQNNRYIRLKSLILGYTLRDIKVGNTNIDNLRLYFSGNDLFEFTNVKDGWDPESQANSNASAYPFMRTWAFGVKVSL, encoded by the coding sequence ATGAAAATTAAATTAAATCTTGTTCGTCTCACCACGTGGAGGCGAACGCTAATCATGATTATGAAAACGTTTATATTTCTACTATGTACAACGGTTTTCGGATTAACAACAGAAAAAACGTTTTCTCAAGAACAAATTGTTATAGATACCGATAAGGAAGTATCGGTAGATGAAGTGTTTTATTTAATTCAAACACAAACAAAGTATCGTTTTTTGTATCCCGAAGATTTGTTTGAAGAAGCGCCAAGAGTAAAGTTAAAAAAGGGAATTATTCCTTTATCTAATTTGCTAGACAAAAGCTTGTCAAAAAGTAATGTACAATATCAAATTTCTGATAAAAATACGATCGTAATAGAGGTAGGTAATAATTCTTCTAAACTTAATAATGTTGTCAATCAACAAAAGATAGAAATAAGAGGAACAATTAAAGATGAATTTGGGAATGGTATTCCTGGTGTTAATGTATTAGAGAAAGGAACTTCTAACGGTACTTTAGCAGATTTTGATGGTAACTTCTCAATATCAGTTACTGATGAGAATGCCGTGTTAGAATTTTCTTACTTAGGTTATGCTACTCAACAAATTCCAGTTATGGGGAAATCTACAGTTAACGTAACGTTAAAAACAGATTTAACTGATTTAGATGAAGTAGTAATAGTTGGATATGGTACTGCAAAAAAAGAAACATTAACAGGGTCTGTTGAACAAGTTAAAGGAGAAGTTTTTGAAGACTTGGCAGTTGGTAGTGCTGAATTAGCATTACAAGGTAGAACTCCAGGTTTAGTGGTTACTAGAAATTCTTCTAGACCAGGAAGTGAAGGGATTGATTTTGATATTAGAGGTGCAACCTCTGTGAATGGTGTAGAGCCATTAATAGTCATTGATGGAACTCCAGCTATTGAGGGGGCTTTTTCTAGTTTAAATCCAAATGATATAGAGTCTATTAGTGTTTTAAAAGGAGGTTCAGCTTCAGTATATGGTTCTCGTGCAGCAGGAGGAGTAATATTAGTAACAACTAAGAAAGGAAAAAAAGGAAAAGTTAATGTAACAGCTAGTAGTGTAATGAGAGTTGGTACAATAGGAATTCGTCCACCATCTCCTACCATGGCTCAATACGGTCAACTTTATTTAAATGCTGTTAACTCAGATTTAGACGCAGGAATGTCTCCAAACTTTTTCTTTTGGAATACAACCGATCAATTAAAAAGGATAGCAGCCGGAGAAGAAGGGTTATATAATTTTAGTATCCTAGGAGACGTTTATTTAAGTAATAATGGTAACATGTTTGACCAGATGTTTGGAGATTCATTCTCTACACAACACAATATTAGTATTTCCGGAGGGTCAGAAAAAAGTAGTTTTCGTCTTTCAGCTGGTGTAGATGATAATGTTGGTGGTTTAAAAATTGCTGATGATAGTTCTAAGAGGTATAACATGTCTTTAAACCATGATTTTGAAGTGAATAAAAAATTAAACATTAAAACAAATGTTAGTTATTTTCATAAACATTTTTCTGGACCTGCAGGAGGTTTAGATAGAGAAGTAACAACCTATGATGCTCCTTTGTTTTCACCTAAAAATCAACACGGACAATGGTATGGTAATTTTGGAGGAAATATAGCAGGAGGTAGAAATGCGTTTGCAAGAGTAGTTGATGGTGGTCGTGAAAACCAAAAAGACGAGCAATTTAAAGTTACTTCTACAGCCACATATAAATTTAATGATCACTTAAATGCTACGGGAATGTTTTCTTACACCAAGGCAAATGCAGAAGATCAAATATATGTAACTACTGTTCCAACTTATAATTGGTTTGGAGATCTAGCACCTGCAAGTATTAATGGGCAGTCATATATTCAAGAAGAAACAGGAAATTCATCTTACAAGTTATATAGAGGAGCTTTAAACTATGATAATACATTTGGAGATCACCATGTGTCAGGATTAGTAGCTGTAGAAGCTGAAAAATTTGAAAGGAACTCTTTAAGAGCAAGAAGAAATGGATTTATTGATTATGGAGTTTATGATTTAAATTTAGGAGCTACAGATCAAGCTATTCAAACAGAAGGTGGTGGAACTGAATGGGGGTTCTATGGATATGTAGGACGTTTAAACTACGATTATAAAGGTAAATATTTGTTAGAACTTCAAGGAAGACGTGATGGAACTTCTAGGTTTGGTGAAGGTAATAAATGGAGTAGTTTCGGAAATATCTCTGCAGGGTGGATATTAAGTTCAGAAGACTTTTTAAAAGATAGTAACGTAATATCTTTCTTAAAAGTAAGAGGAGGATACGGACAAATTGGTAGTACAGGTGGTATTGATAATTTTAATTATGTTTCTAGGGTATCTTTTGGTACTACTGTGTTTGGATCAACAGCATCGCAACAAGCAATTTCTTCTGCAGATAGATTGGCAAGTCAAAAAGTAACTTGGGAGCGTGTAGAAAGTAAAGAAATAGGTATTGATTATAAATTATTTAATAGTAAACTTTTTGGTTCTATTGATTTTTATCAAAAAAACAATATAAATATGCTTATCAATCCTATATTATCTGCTATTGGAGGATTTAAAACAACTCCAGATATTAATGATGGAGTTTTAGAAACTAACGGATGGGAAGTGCAATTAGGATGGAGAGATAAAATAGGTGATTTTGATTATAGTGTTTCCGCTAATATGAGTGATTCAAGAAATACTGTTAAAAATTATGACGGTGGTAAAGCTTTGGTTGAAGGGCTTAACGCTGTAGGAGATGGAGAGATTATTGAAGGTAAACCTATTAATGCTTATTATTTATATGAGACTGATGGAGTGTTTGCCAATCAGGCAGAAGTAGACGCTTATATAAGTACAATTAATACTAATGGTAATTTCCCTAATGTAAATTTACGTCCAGGAGATACACGTATTGTTGATAAAAATGGAGATGGTACCATTGATCGTAATGATATTACATATCAAGGAGATGCTGCACCTCATTATGTTTATGGTATTAATTTAGATTTTAAATATAAAAATTGGGATTTATCTACTTTCTTTCAAGGAGCTTTAGATCATAATATTCTTAGAGAAGGTTATTTTAGTAGACCTTTTGCAGCTGTATGGCAAAATCAATCTACTACGTGGTTAGATAGAACTTGGACTCAAAGTAATCCTAATGCTGAATTTCCAAGATTAACTACTAACGGATCATTAGCTTCATGGAATTATCTTAACAAAGATTTTATGTTGCAAAATAATAGATACATAAGATTAAAATCTTTAATCCTTGGTTATACACTAAGAGATATAAAAGTAGGGAATACAAATATTGATAATTTAAGATTATATTTTTCTGGAAACGACTTGTTTGAGTTTACCAATGTTAAAGATGGTTGGGATCCAGAATCACAAGCTAATTCTAATGCTAGTGCATATCCGTTTATGCGTACTTGGGCATTTGGTGTAAAAGTTTCTTTATAA
- a CDS encoding RagB/SusD family nutrient uptake outer membrane protein: MKKLKYLIIPCLMAFFTSCEDDFIDLNPPSEITDDVYYKDAEHFLTGSNNFYNELIDWSYLGDLTDHGSDLIGHKEESPLQDYSRGNTQPPENESSYFDDIYASIRNVNLLIARAAEYDGDQNDIKEYVAAAHFFRAYHYFFLMQRYGGIPIVVDPLDVDSPSLSSSRSSRYQVTSQIISDLDLAIADLPSENNIGTNDKGKISIEAAKAFKAEVLLHEATWMKYVGTTTDGDGTTVGAGTAGYNPANINTYLQEVVTLTKSIMDSGIYELWDYNNVLNNMSSYFLFNLEDGGSNPAGLDKSTNKEFIFYGKYDYTFRQSRQLVSHVSSGRLKPSRKMMDMFLCTDGLPIDDSPLFQGYTNASDEYQNRDYRMRAYFGNHEANNDIPADGSVLLNGENQIGTFSQKFVSWTWPIYRESREEGFDLPFIRLADVYLMYAEALYELNGSLTDTQLDESINLIKARAGVAPISNAFLTANNLNLETEIRRERTIELFAETSRYNDLRRWGIAEQELNQDIYGAVIEGTAYESNPALYDPSLYFYGEKDAQTGDGVKSCLLLEPASVRNFSRHNYLYPLPTAQIALNEAMLQNPGY; encoded by the coding sequence ATGAAAAAACTAAAATATTTAATCATACCATGTCTTATGGCATTCTTTACTTCTTGTGAAGATGACTTTATTGATTTAAATCCGCCTTCAGAAATTACTGATGATGTTTATTATAAAGATGCTGAGCATTTTTTAACCGGATCTAATAATTTTTATAATGAGTTAATTGATTGGTCTTATTTAGGAGATTTAACCGATCATGGTTCAGATTTAATAGGACACAAAGAAGAGTCTCCTTTACAGGACTATTCAAGAGGTAATACGCAACCGCCAGAAAATGAAAGTTCATATTTTGATGATATTTACGCTAGCATAAGAAATGTTAATCTATTAATAGCTAGAGCAGCAGAATATGATGGAGATCAAAATGATATTAAAGAATATGTAGCTGCAGCTCATTTCTTTAGAGCATATCACTACTTCTTTTTAATGCAGCGTTATGGGGGAATTCCAATAGTTGTAGATCCATTAGATGTAGATTCACCATCTTTATCTAGTTCACGTAGTAGTAGGTATCAAGTTACTTCTCAAATCATATCAGATTTAGACTTAGCAATAGCAGACTTACCAAGTGAGAACAATATTGGTACAAATGATAAAGGAAAAATTAGTATAGAAGCAGCTAAGGCTTTTAAAGCCGAAGTGTTATTGCATGAAGCTACCTGGATGAAATATGTAGGAACAACAACTGATGGTGATGGAACTACAGTAGGAGCAGGTACTGCGGGATATAATCCGGCAAATATTAATACTTATTTACAAGAGGTTGTTACTTTAACAAAATCAATAATGGACTCTGGGATTTATGAGTTATGGGACTATAATAATGTGTTGAATAACATGAGTTCATACTTTTTATTTAACCTAGAAGACGGAGGGTCTAATCCTGCAGGATTAGATAAGTCTACAAATAAAGAGTTTATCTTTTATGGAAAATACGATTATACATTTAGACAAAGTAGACAATTAGTAAGTCATGTTTCCTCAGGAAGGTTAAAGCCAAGTAGAAAAATGATGGATATGTTTTTGTGTACAGATGGTTTACCTATTGATGATTCTCCATTGTTTCAAGGGTATACAAACGCTTCTGATGAATATCAAAATAGAGATTATAGAATGCGTGCTTACTTTGGAAATCACGAAGCGAATAATGATATTCCTGCAGATGGATCAGTATTGTTAAATGGTGAAAACCAAATAGGTACTTTCTCACAAAAATTTGTGTCATGGACATGGCCGATTTATAGAGAGTCTAGAGAAGAAGGTTTTGATTTGCCTTTTATACGTTTAGCAGATGTGTATTTAATGTATGCAGAAGCTCTTTATGAATTAAACGGTAGTTTAACAGATACTCAATTGGATGAGTCTATTAATTTAATAAAAGCGAGAGCGGGTGTAGCACCTATTAGTAACGCGTTTTTAACAGCTAATAATTTAAATTTAGAAACAGAAATTAGAAGAGAGCGTACAATTGAATTGTTTGCCGAAACTTCTAGGTATAATGATTTAAGACGTTGGGGAATTGCAGAACAAGAGTTGAATCAAGATATATATGGAGCAGTAATAGAAGGGACTGCGTATGAAAGTAACCCAGCGCTTTATGATCCAAGTTTATATTTTTATGGAGAAAAAGATGCTCAAACAGGAGATGGTGTTAAAAGTTGTCTATTATTAGAGCCAGCTTCAGTTAGAAATTTTTCTAGACATAATTACTTGTATCCTTTACCAACAGCACAGATAGCTTTAAATGAAGCGATGTTACAAAATCCAGGTTATTAG
- a CDS encoding T9SS type A sorting domain-containing protein: protein MINKCHFFKVTVVTVLMLLFQQVQSQTITVNSLEELLPYLKQDNVHVKLAPGTYDINAFDISQGKFSNPLFLFEGSNNTFDFTDVKININTLVLTKFGNNEVNEIQILGNNNVLKNLTLEDIGTTAPSNRAQSLIMDGRDNRVEGFHLTVRGSYPYGYGDAFGKGGGSVINHKKHSGVLIRGLRNHLKDCNIISRSYGHIVFMQAASYPTIEGCYIEGEMRSTDDMLAEEGTGSPADNVDFMTVWGYKLPAGYMMSLQEGGIRAYDAGTTYIDGEEIKRGTDNPTVLNCTIKNARTGVTLAHATGTKHVENVSALGCEQGYSIGSGTVSNCSGDAQYGPLLSFAYSSDKNTNIDIKVLPTENYYNGSGTVAYIGGHSHNITLRGGDPNANLRIQVGGEKNNVRLLGVTSNQNPLSASNLDLKNLTDFPVVLDEMTSGVAVESCGEVTDHGTSNIVGDCLEETTGFPNTNKAYRLGNNRFTFWVAANGGDHAYSIKYHGDINSGSINDYEDLFPSGQESFWTFTPVDGREGYFFVDCLGAGGKQRLSASTDSGLPVMTSKTVTDASVQWSVVQPEGRHTFHITSDYARMVGVNAETNQTILSTVGNATNQSRFEVLEVSNFSLSTKNNTLNNLSVYPVPTSDVLNIQLKSLESVHIDLLNLAGVKIISKEIKQNNSTINLSDLPSGIYLLRLNDGENISVKKIVKK from the coding sequence ATGATTAATAAGTGCCATTTCTTTAAAGTAACTGTGGTTACAGTACTAATGTTGTTGTTTCAACAAGTACAATCGCAAACAATAACAGTTAACTCTTTAGAGGAATTATTACCGTATTTAAAACAAGATAATGTTCATGTAAAATTGGCCCCAGGAACTTATGATATAAACGCATTTGATATTTCTCAAGGTAAGTTTTCTAATCCTCTGTTTCTTTTTGAGGGATCTAATAATACTTTTGATTTTACAGATGTTAAAATAAACATCAACACTTTGGTGCTGACTAAGTTTGGGAATAATGAAGTAAATGAAATTCAGATATTAGGAAACAATAATGTTCTTAAAAATTTGACATTAGAAGATATCGGTACAACTGCTCCATCTAATAGAGCTCAATCTCTTATTATGGATGGACGTGACAATAGAGTAGAGGGCTTTCATTTAACAGTGAGAGGTTCTTACCCTTATGGTTATGGAGATGCTTTTGGTAAAGGAGGAGGGTCTGTGATTAACCACAAAAAACATTCAGGTGTTTTAATTAGAGGGTTACGTAATCACCTTAAAGATTGTAATATTATATCACGTTCATATGGGCATATTGTTTTTATGCAAGCAGCAAGTTACCCAACAATAGAAGGATGTTATATTGAAGGTGAAATGCGTTCAACTGATGATATGTTAGCCGAAGAAGGAACTGGGTCTCCAGCCGATAATGTAGATTTTATGACTGTTTGGGGATATAAATTACCTGCTGGTTATATGATGAGTTTGCAAGAGGGAGGAATTAGGGCTTATGATGCTGGAACAACTTATATTGATGGAGAAGAAATAAAAAGAGGAACGGATAATCCTACCGTTCTAAATTGTACTATTAAGAATGCAAGAACAGGGGTTACTTTGGCGCATGCAACAGGTACAAAACACGTAGAAAATGTTTCAGCTTTAGGGTGTGAACAAGGATATTCTATAGGTAGTGGTACAGTGAGTAATTGTAGTGGTGATGCTCAGTATGGACCATTGTTAAGTTTTGCTTATTCAAGTGATAAAAATACTAATATAGATATTAAAGTTTTGCCTACCGAAAATTATTATAATGGTAGTGGAACCGTTGCTTATATTGGTGGGCATTCTCATAATATTACATTGCGTGGAGGTGATCCTAATGCCAATCTTAGGATTCAAGTTGGGGGAGAAAAGAATAATGTAAGGTTATTGGGCGTTACCTCTAATCAAAACCCACTTTCGGCATCAAATTTAGACCTGAAAAATTTAACTGATTTTCCTGTAGTATTAGATGAAATGACTTCAGGAGTTGCTGTAGAATCATGTGGAGAAGTTACCGATCATGGAACAAGTAATATCGTTGGTGATTGTCTAGAAGAAACAACTGGATTTCCAAATACGAACAAAGCATATCGTTTAGGAAATAATAGATTTACATTTTGGGTAGCTGCAAATGGAGGAGATCATGCTTATTCTATAAAGTATCATGGCGATATTAATAGTGGAAGTATTAATGATTATGAAGATTTATTTCCATCAGGTCAAGAGTCTTTTTGGACTTTTACTCCTGTAGATGGAAGGGAAGGGTACTTTTTTGTTGATTGTCTTGGAGCAGGGGGGAAACAAAGGTTATCAGCTTCTACAGATAGTGGTTTACCTGTTATGACCTCTAAAACAGTTACTGATGCATCTGTTCAGTGGTCTGTAGTTCAACCAGAAGGAAGACATACTTTTCATATCACGAGTGATTATGCTAGAATGGTAGGGGTTAATGCAGAAACTAATCAAACAATTCTTTCTACTGTAGGAAACGCAACCAATCAATCTCGTTTTGAGGTTCTTGAAGTTTCCAATTTTTCTCTAAGTACAAAGAATAATACTTTAAATAATCTTTCCGTTTATCCTGTACCAACTTCAGATGTATTAAATATTCAGTTAAAAAGTTTGGAGTCAGTTCATATTGATTTATTGAATTTAGCAGGAGTTAAAATCATATCAAAAGAGATCAAACAAAATAACAGCACTATAAATTTATCCGATTTACCTTCAGGAATATATCTATTAAGATTAAATGATGGTGAAAATATATCTGTTAAAAAAATTGTAAAAAAGTAA